The proteins below are encoded in one region of Paenisporosarcina cavernae:
- a CDS encoding Nramp family divalent metal transporter, with protein sequence MKIFENAGVTSFTAKPTSKRKVGILPFLGPAFVAGVAYIDPGNFATNISAGSHYGYLLLWVVLTSNLMAILIQSLSAKLGIATGLNLPEVSRETFSSVSNLLLWIQAELVVIATDLAEFIGAALGLYLLFDIPLLPAAFIAAIGSFVILMLQRKGYRSLEAGITGMVFIVVLAFGLQVFFAKPDGSSVIQGLFTPEFQGKDSIMLAAGILGATVMPHAIYLHSALTQRRIVGGTEAERKRIFRFEFIDILLAMVIAGAVNACMLIVAAALFHTNKLGVEDLEVAFHQFGTLVSPASSIIFGIALLASGLASSSVGTMSGDIIMQGYINKRIPIYIRRAITVIPPLVIIALGVNPSAALVLSQIILSFGIPFALIPLIVFTSNKKLMGTLVNKPITKVLAWGIAGIIITLNVFLLVQTIVQLL encoded by the coding sequence ATGAAAATTTTTGAAAACGCAGGAGTTACTTCATTTACAGCAAAACCAACTTCAAAACGAAAAGTTGGTATTCTGCCTTTTTTAGGACCCGCTTTTGTCGCAGGTGTGGCATATATCGATCCAGGCAACTTCGCTACAAACATTTCTGCTGGATCGCATTACGGCTACTTACTACTATGGGTTGTTCTTACTTCTAACTTAATGGCGATTCTTATCCAGTCGCTATCAGCAAAGCTAGGTATCGCGACAGGACTAAATTTACCGGAAGTATCGAGAGAGACGTTCTCGAGCGTATCCAATTTATTATTATGGATCCAAGCAGAGTTAGTCGTTATTGCAACGGACTTAGCGGAATTTATCGGGGCAGCGCTCGGATTATACTTGTTATTCGACATCCCGCTTTTACCTGCCGCTTTTATCGCCGCAATCGGATCGTTCGTCATCCTGATGTTGCAACGAAAAGGATATCGAAGTTTAGAAGCTGGAATTACCGGCATGGTCTTTATCGTTGTTCTAGCATTCGGATTACAAGTATTCTTTGCAAAACCAGACGGTTCAAGTGTTATCCAAGGACTTTTCACACCGGAATTTCAAGGAAAAGATAGTATTATGTTAGCTGCCGGAATATTAGGGGCAACTGTTATGCCACACGCCATCTACCTACATTCCGCTTTAACACAACGTCGTATTGTGGGTGGAACGGAAGCCGAACGGAAACGAATTTTCCGTTTTGAATTCATCGATATTTTACTAGCAATGGTCATAGCCGGGGCTGTCAATGCTTGTATGCTCATTGTCGCAGCGGCGTTATTTCATACAAACAAATTAGGTGTCGAGGACTTAGAAGTCGCATTCCATCAATTTGGAACACTCGTCAGTCCAGCATCCTCCATTATCTTTGGTATTGCTTTACTTGCATCAGGACTTGCGAGTTCATCCGTTGGGACGATGTCAGGTGACATCATCATGCAAGGATACATTAACAAGCGTATTCCTATTTATATTCGAAGAGCTATAACCGTCATCCCACCGCTCGTGATTATCGCACTAGGTGTTAATCCTTCTGCTGCACTTGTCCTTAGCCAAATCATCTTATCGTTCGGAATACCATTTGCGTTAATCCCTTTAATCGTCTTTACTAGCAACAAAAAACTGATGGGAACGCTCGTGAACAAACCAATCACAAAAGTGCTCGCTTGGGGTATTGCAGGAATCATTATCACATTGAATGTGTTTTTACTTGTTCAAACCATCGTGCAGCTCCTTTAA
- a CDS encoding MFS transporter produces MEKRNWRVLTVYLSAVGIANIGSWIYLLTMNLLVFERTGSALAVAGLYMIKPLAYMVVGSWAGSVIDRVSTKHLMIFLDIVRAILVLTLLFVDSLWLVYMVVFIIQMSGAVFEHASFSYMTRLLPEQIRLKFNALLSFVQSGAFVLGPALAGFLFILGSWKMSLLVNIGTYIVSACLVSVLPKLTVAEPTSTRFNLQEVISDWRLVWNFSKVAMPFVVIYMVFQCVMLLTAALDSMEVAFAKEVLHLSDAAYGSLVSVAGIGFLMGAALTNGLVRMVTAKQLMSIGTLCLAMGYLIYSFSTTYVVASIGFFVLCFFLSLANTGFLTYIQTYIPIDMMGRISSLYGMVSHTVQLLVVFTMGIVADWFSIREVVIVGSGLMFVVASYLAVTVCRSTFQSMENQAVGNE; encoded by the coding sequence ATGGAGAAAAGAAATTGGCGCGTGTTGACTGTTTACTTAAGTGCAGTGGGTATTGCGAATATTGGAAGTTGGATTTATTTACTAACGATGAATTTACTTGTTTTTGAGCGGACTGGCTCTGCGCTTGCAGTTGCCGGTTTATATATGATTAAACCACTCGCATATATGGTCGTAGGATCTTGGGCAGGAAGTGTCATTGATCGAGTTTCCACGAAGCATCTCATGATTTTCTTAGATATTGTGAGAGCAATTCTTGTTCTGACTCTTCTTTTCGTAGACTCTTTATGGCTCGTTTATATGGTCGTGTTCATCATTCAAATGAGTGGAGCAGTATTTGAACATGCATCCTTTAGTTACATGACACGTCTACTGCCAGAACAAATACGTTTAAAATTCAATGCTTTACTTAGTTTTGTTCAATCCGGTGCCTTTGTTTTGGGACCTGCCTTAGCTGGGTTTTTGTTCATCTTAGGTTCATGGAAGATGTCATTGCTTGTTAATATCGGGACGTATATTGTGTCAGCTTGTCTCGTAAGTGTGTTACCTAAACTAACGGTAGCTGAACCGACGTCGACGCGATTTAATCTTCAGGAAGTTATAAGCGATTGGCGATTAGTATGGAATTTCAGTAAAGTGGCTATGCCGTTTGTGGTTATCTATATGGTGTTTCAATGCGTGATGTTGTTGACAGCTGCACTCGATTCGATGGAAGTAGCTTTTGCAAAGGAAGTTCTTCACTTATCGGATGCAGCATACGGTTCTTTAGTAAGTGTGGCAGGGATTGGATTTCTAATGGGGGCTGCACTCACGAACGGGCTCGTCCGAATGGTTACCGCGAAGCAATTGATGAGTATTGGAACATTATGTCTAGCGATGGGATATCTTATCTACAGTTTTTCTACAACGTATGTAGTGGCAAGTATCGGATTTTTCGTCTTGTGTTTTTTCCTTTCCCTCGCAAATACAGGTTTTCTTACGTATATTCAAACATATATTCCGATTGACATGATGGGCAGAATTTCAAGTCTTTATGGCATGGTCTCTCATACCGTACAACTTCTGGTCGTTTTTACGATGGGTATTGTGGCAGACTGGTTTTCCATTCGAGAAGTAGTCATTGTGGGATCAGGACTTATGTTCGTTGTAGCAAGTTATTTAGCAGTCACCGTATGCCGTTCGACGTTTCAATCGATGGAGAACCAAGCGGTGGGAAATGAATAG
- a CDS encoding MDR family MFS transporter, with the protein MRFRDFHPNIKLRIIFGFFSEIIGSMIFPFMAIYFTIHFGAKLTGILLIVNVIIGALVGFYGGYLSDKVGRKKLMVAAEGIRFVSLIVMTIANSPWFESPMITFLMFLVSSICWGIVGPATDAMLIDVSKPPERKLMYAIMYWSANLSIAIGGTIGAFLFESYLFELFIGMTIMSAILFIVITFFITESYIPKKSEGPTEKTNALKEIGYMFKSYKVVALDKIFLLFMLAGMFIQSLEMQLTNYIAVRLHQDMTDQTFLLWSIDGLKMTGLLRTENTVLVVLFAALVMKWIQSYKDKSVFLWSIVLFTVGYTTISYFNNVWILFIAMLIATIGELMRVPVQQSYMAALPPDDKRSSYMAVLGFSFQGSMILASISITLSAYFSREVMSLLLLLTGVLGYIIIARIIPALEQRTNDHLKAHEEELRAQLQ; encoded by the coding sequence ATGAGATTTCGAGATTTTCATCCGAATATAAAGCTGCGAATTATTTTTGGATTCTTTAGCGAAATTATTGGAAGTATGATCTTTCCATTTATGGCGATTTACTTCACCATACATTTTGGTGCGAAATTAACAGGAATTCTATTAATCGTAAACGTCATTATCGGAGCGCTTGTTGGTTTTTATGGAGGCTATTTATCGGATAAAGTGGGACGAAAAAAGCTTATGGTAGCAGCAGAAGGTATACGCTTTGTTTCGTTGATTGTGATGACAATTGCAAATTCACCATGGTTTGAATCGCCAATGATTACGTTTCTCATGTTTTTAGTAAGCAGTATTTGTTGGGGAATTGTAGGACCGGCAACGGATGCAATGTTAATTGATGTCAGTAAGCCTCCAGAACGTAAATTGATGTATGCCATCATGTATTGGTCAGCGAATTTGTCTATTGCCATCGGTGGTACAATCGGTGCCTTTTTATTCGAATCGTATTTATTTGAACTATTTATCGGAATGACGATTATGTCCGCTATTTTGTTCATCGTGATTACGTTCTTTATTACAGAAAGTTATATTCCGAAGAAGTCAGAGGGACCTACTGAAAAAACGAATGCGTTAAAAGAAATTGGTTACATGTTTAAAAGTTATAAAGTAGTAGCTCTTGATAAGATCTTTTTGTTATTTATGCTTGCAGGGATGTTCATCCAATCACTTGAAATGCAACTGACGAATTACATTGCTGTGCGCCTACATCAAGACATGACAGACCAGACATTTCTTCTTTGGTCCATCGATGGGTTGAAAATGACCGGATTATTGCGTACTGAAAATACGGTGCTCGTTGTTCTATTTGCAGCACTCGTCATGAAATGGATTCAAAGCTATAAAGATAAAAGTGTGTTTTTATGGTCCATCGTGCTATTTACCGTTGGCTACACAACCATTAGTTATTTTAACAACGTGTGGATTTTGTTTATTGCCATGTTAATTGCAACAATTGGAGAGCTAATGCGCGTACCTGTTCAACAAAGTTACATGGCTGCTCTTCCACCAGATGACAAGCGAAGTAGCTACATGGCGGTATTGGGATTCTCGTTTCAAGGCTCGATGATTTTAGCGTCTATTTCCATTACACTAAGTGCGTACTTCTCTCGGGAAGTCATGAGCTTGTTGTTACTTTTGACTGGTGTTCTTGGCTACATCATTATCGCCCGTATCATTCCAGCGTTGGAACAGCGGACGAACGATCACTTAAAAGCGCACGAAGAAGAATTAAGAGCGCAGCTGCAATAA
- a CDS encoding methyl-accepting chemotaxis protein, translating to MRSVRGKLLSITFILLLVPSLLIGTISYITAKNSLNESGQTMIKNAVTQAIQMIDGYQQQVDAGEITLEEAQEQVKTYLLGEKQADGTRPNTNPIDLGKNGYFVVYDEQGNEVAHPSLEGKNVIDVKDVNGKFLVQEQIKAAQNGGGFVQYSWAFPDNPDRIGEKIMYNDLDPNWGWVVTAGSYMEDFNAQSNSILWILAWTIGISLIVGAVIIYLLSNHLSRPINAVKHQLNRLSENDLTGTFEPFKRKDEIGELGNSLAKMKDNLSAMILRIQEVSHTLAASSEEVTASAEETNRASEQIASSIQLISENAETQTQQAGSSQEAVHEISEGIRGIKDHLVATQQSTETTSLKVAEGKNRVVNTEEKIHDIQEKSHRASLSIQQLGDKSTEIGNIVSLITAVAEQTNLLALNAAIEAARAGEHGKGFAVVAGEIRKLAEQSGNSASQIQELIFDIQNGIEESVTFMKDGEESVSAGILAMNLTGESFNEIEKASSVISEAANNVLQAVKTLDQRTASMVESTAKTAEMIEHSSAESESIAAASEEQSASMQEVAASSAALAKMAEELSGIVAEFKLG from the coding sequence ATGAGAAGTGTTCGAGGGAAATTATTAAGCATTACGTTTATTCTACTGTTGGTTCCATCTTTATTAATCGGGACAATAAGTTACATAACGGCTAAAAACAGTTTGAACGAATCTGGTCAGACAATGATCAAAAATGCCGTCACACAAGCTATTCAAATGATTGATGGCTACCAACAACAAGTAGATGCTGGAGAAATTACACTAGAAGAAGCACAAGAACAAGTCAAAACATACTTACTCGGTGAAAAACAAGCGGATGGAACACGTCCAAATACGAATCCTATTGACCTCGGTAAAAATGGATATTTCGTCGTTTATGATGAACAAGGAAACGAAGTCGCCCATCCTTCATTAGAAGGTAAAAACGTCATTGATGTGAAAGATGTAAATGGAAAGTTTCTTGTACAAGAACAAATCAAAGCTGCTCAAAACGGTGGTGGGTTTGTCCAGTACTCATGGGCATTTCCAGACAATCCCGACCGCATTGGGGAGAAAATTATGTATAACGACCTCGATCCGAACTGGGGTTGGGTCGTTACAGCAGGATCGTATATGGAAGATTTTAACGCACAGTCTAACAGTATACTGTGGATACTTGCCTGGACGATTGGAATTTCCTTAATTGTCGGCGCGGTCATTATTTATCTTCTTTCGAACCATCTATCACGTCCAATAAATGCAGTGAAACATCAATTAAACCGTTTAAGTGAAAATGATCTCACTGGAACATTTGAGCCATTTAAACGAAAAGATGAAATTGGAGAACTTGGAAACAGTCTTGCGAAAATGAAAGATAACTTAAGTGCGATGATTCTTCGTATCCAGGAAGTCTCACACACACTAGCTGCCTCTTCTGAAGAAGTGACAGCTAGTGCAGAAGAAACGAATCGTGCCTCCGAGCAGATCGCAAGTTCGATTCAACTGATTTCGGAAAATGCAGAAACGCAAACACAACAAGCTGGATCTTCTCAAGAAGCTGTTCACGAAATCTCCGAAGGTATTCGTGGTATTAAAGACCATTTAGTCGCTACTCAACAATCAACTGAAACAACATCTCTTAAAGTAGCAGAAGGAAAAAATCGAGTGGTAAACACAGAAGAGAAAATTCACGACATTCAAGAAAAATCACACCGTGCATCGCTTTCGATTCAACAACTCGGAGATAAATCCACCGAGATTGGTAACATTGTTTCCCTTATTACAGCAGTTGCGGAACAAACAAATCTACTGGCATTAAACGCAGCAATCGAAGCAGCCCGCGCAGGAGAACATGGCAAAGGATTTGCAGTAGTTGCAGGTGAAATTCGAAAACTTGCAGAGCAATCCGGGAATTCTGCATCACAAATTCAAGAACTCATCTTCGATATTCAAAATGGTATCGAAGAATCTGTCACATTTATGAAAGACGGTGAAGAATCTGTCTCTGCTGGTATTTTGGCAATGAACTTAACAGGTGAAAGCTTTAATGAAATTGAAAAAGCTTCTTCTGTTATCTCGGAAGCAGCAAACAATGTGCTTCAGGCGGTAAAAACATTAGATCAACGAACAGCTAGCATGGTCGAATCGACAGCTAAAACAGCTGAAATGATCGAGCACTCGTCTGCTGAATCAGAATCTATTGCTGCCGCATCTGAAGAACAAAGCGCATCTATGCAAGAAGTTGCAGCAAGTTCAGCAGCTCTTGCGAAAATGGCAGAAGAACTAAGTGGTATAGTCGCAGAATTTAAACTTGGATAA
- a CDS encoding VOC family protein produces MKAYLQRVGTIYVPVENPERSSRWYQENFGAVENYRDENKAILDIANVSFFLVKSMPGEKATFKDYLNVEHFLLTFEVDGLDKLKEFHVDLKEKQVEVGDIEDRGHAGNNFVFQDLDGNKFDVWSELSPGFKENF; encoded by the coding sequence ATGAAAGCATATCTTCAACGTGTAGGAACAATTTATGTACCGGTAGAAAATCCGGAACGTTCATCGAGATGGTATCAAGAGAATTTTGGAGCAGTAGAAAACTATCGAGATGAGAATAAAGCAATTTTAGATATAGCGAATGTTAGTTTTTTTCTCGTGAAATCAATGCCTGGGGAGAAAGCGACATTTAAAGATTATCTAAATGTGGAACATTTCCTCCTAACGTTTGAGGTAGATGGCTTGGATAAGCTAAAAGAGTTTCATGTTGACTTAAAAGAGAAACAAGTTGAAGTAGGTGACATCGAAGATCGTGGACATGCTGGAAACAATTTTGTCTTTCAGGACTTGGACGGAAACAAGTTTGACGTTTGGAGTGAGCTGAGTCCAGGGTTTAAGGAGAATTTCTAG
- a CDS encoding GrpB family protein encodes MKVRLTEYTDEWPRRFQEEIERIENHLPIDGMKWEHFESTSVKGMKAKPVIDIICIVPTIEQVDEHIPFFESMGYESIGVYGITGRRFFRKGGENRTHHLHIYGEGNSEIARHLAVRDYLRAHPVEVDLYSAKKEELANQFDETTEYSKAKHYFVSALEKRALKWKQEQT; translated from the coding sequence ATGAAAGTACGTTTAACGGAATACACGGATGAATGGCCGAGGAGATTTCAAGAAGAAATCGAACGAATCGAAAATCACCTTCCCATCGACGGAATGAAGTGGGAACATTTTGAAAGCACTTCAGTGAAAGGCATGAAAGCAAAGCCGGTGATCGATATAATCTGTATTGTGCCTACTATTGAACAAGTAGACGAACATATTCCATTCTTCGAATCGATGGGTTACGAATCGATTGGGGTGTATGGAATAACTGGTAGACGTTTCTTCCGTAAAGGGGGAGAAAATCGAACGCATCATTTACATATATATGGAGAAGGTAATTCAGAAATAGCTCGTCATTTAGCTGTTCGTGATTATTTGCGAGCACATCCAGTTGAAGTAGACTTGTATTCGGCAAAAAAAGAAGAGTTAGCAAACCAATTTGATGAAACAACTGAGTATAGTAAAGCCAAGCACTATTTCGTTTCTGCACTGGAGAAACGAGCGTTGAAGTGGAAACAAGAACAAACTTGA
- a CDS encoding dihydrofolate reductase family protein, which produces MRKLVLFLHASLDGFVEGPNGKMDIGYISYDADLEKHAKEILSTADTVIWGRGTYQMMYSYWSSGPSNPSASQYELDHAEWIEKTAKIVFSKTLEKVDWNNSRLVKENVEEEIKNLKEQPGKDMVILGSPRFAHYLMQLDLIDEYKITVSPVLIGSGLPLFQGIEEKITLKLIENKTFDSGAIGLVYQTVR; this is translated from the coding sequence ATGAGAAAACTTGTTTTATTCCTGCACGCATCGCTTGACGGCTTTGTAGAAGGACCGAACGGTAAAATGGACATTGGCTATATTTCTTACGATGCTGATTTAGAGAAACACGCGAAAGAAATTCTCAGTACTGCTGACACTGTCATTTGGGGACGTGGGACTTATCAGATGATGTACAGTTACTGGTCTTCAGGGCCATCAAACCCATCAGCTTCACAGTACGAACTGGATCATGCCGAGTGGATTGAAAAGACAGCCAAAATTGTTTTTTCCAAGACGCTGGAGAAGGTCGATTGGAACAATTCTAGATTGGTGAAAGAAAATGTCGAGGAAGAAATCAAGAACCTCAAAGAACAGCCAGGTAAGGATATGGTCATCCTCGGCAGTCCTAGGTTCGCACACTACCTTATGCAGCTTGATTTAATAGATGAGTATAAAATTACGGTTTCTCCTGTTTTGATCGGCAGTGGGTTGCCGTTATTCCAAGGTATCGAGGAGAAGATCACTCTTAAACTGATCGAAAATAAGACATTTGATTCTGGCGCAATTGGCTTGGTATATCAGACGGTTAGATAA
- a CDS encoding dihydrofolate reductase family protein gives MENGLPRKIILDLAVTLDGFIEAENGEVDWCIMDEEMNFINFLRQIDTILYGRKSYDEWGEYIPENDASDADKELWNLIHSKEKYVFSKTQKRSDTNVIYLNKNILEEVNTLKNKPGKDIWLYGGANLITTFVNLKLVDEFRLSVHPVILGKGKPMFIDINKRMNLKLVNTRTFSSGVVQLIYRAN, from the coding sequence GTGGAAAATGGATTACCGAGAAAAATAATTCTAGATTTAGCAGTAACTTTAGATGGTTTTATTGAAGCAGAGAACGGAGAAGTTGACTGGTGTATCATGGACGAAGAGATGAACTTTATTAATTTCTTACGTCAAATAGATACAATTCTATACGGTAGGAAAAGCTACGATGAATGGGGTGAGTATATTCCCGAAAATGATGCATCTGATGCCGACAAAGAGTTGTGGAATCTAATACATAGTAAAGAAAAATATGTGTTCTCGAAGACACAAAAAAGGTCAGATACTAATGTTATTTATCTAAATAAGAATATTCTTGAAGAAGTAAATACATTAAAGAATAAGCCTGGAAAAGACATTTGGCTTTATGGTGGAGCGAACTTGATAACAACTTTTGTCAATTTAAAACTTGTTGATGAATTTAGGTTGTCTGTTCACCCTGTAATATTGGGTAAAGGAAAACCGATGTTTATAGATATTAACAAACGAATGAATTTGAAACTGGTAAATACAAGAACGTTTTCATCTGGCGTTGTGCAACTAATCTATCGAGCAAATTAA
- a CDS encoding GNAT family N-acetyltransferase, translated as MNIRPVKQEEHCITEKLVFEVFENTTFSDGLVEKTLIREIREKEYYIPDLDLVVEDSGEIIAHTILSKFPISNEHSKEVLLLSPVTVAINKQRQGVGEFMLREAIKIATNMGYQGIVVEGDYRYYRRFGFRTSTEFGIYASEKNLPPSEEYLMALELKDRGLETISGEVDFSLYSALVH; from the coding sequence GTGAATATTAGACCTGTCAAACAAGAGGAACACTGCATCACAGAAAAATTAGTTTTTGAGGTGTTCGAAAATACCACTTTTTCAGATGGATTAGTCGAAAAGACATTGATAAGAGAAATTAGAGAAAAAGAATACTACATACCTGATTTAGACCTTGTGGTAGAAGACAGTGGAGAAATCATTGCACATACGATACTTTCTAAGTTTCCTATCAGTAACGAGCATTCGAAAGAAGTGTTGTTGTTGTCACCCGTTACTGTAGCGATTAATAAACAGCGTCAAGGTGTAGGAGAATTTATGTTGCGGGAAGCCATTAAGATAGCAACAAACATGGGCTATCAAGGAATTGTGGTGGAAGGAGATTATCGTTATTATAGAAGATTCGGTTTTAGGACGTCGACCGAATTTGGAATTTACGCATCTGAGAAAAATCTCCCACCCTCAGAAGAGTACTTAATGGCTTTAGAGTTGAAAGATAGGGGATTAGAAACTATTTCTGGAGAAGTAGATTTTTCGTTATACAGCGCATTAGTACACTAA